In a genomic window of Lacrimispora sp. BS-2:
- a CDS encoding ABC transporter ATP-binding protein produces the protein MFKTIKRIINWCGEFKGKLYIGFVFSFFSSWFAAMPVIIAAYTVGMVIEEKRGGAEFDTKWIGLSIILMLLFIFLRFLFDYLRAIFQEAISYELVSRDRLAIGDLLKRVSLGYFQNVNTGDILNSITTGLHTLENMGIRMVNDFIGGYLNFLCIFIWITVINPMVSLITIAGVAGSFLFLVVISRYSMTNAPVSAQTDRDLTNAAIEYARGLPVVKSFGQDGASIATMKKACKESRIIHLKIEWGFVPGNCLHLLVLKIASLGLLLSSFYLGWTDQISVSNMLLLSFLSFSVFASIEPISDSAHVLGVIENAMNQLDALKSEEFIDEGGREIPLTHYGIEFRDVSFGYDSRLILNHVSFTIPEKTTTAIVGSSGSGKTTICNLIAKFYNVNSGSIKVGGVNVKEFTCDSLLSNISMVFQNVYLFHDTIGNNICFGNPEATEEEMIRAAKKACCHDFITALPEGYDTVIGEGGGTLSGGEKQRISIARAILKDAPIVILDEATASIDPENEHYIQAAISELTKGKTIITIAHRLATIENADQILVVDHGEIVESGTHKELVKKDGIYKKFVEIREKAEGWYIE, from the coding sequence ATGTTTAAAACAATAAAACGAATCATTAACTGGTGCGGCGAATTTAAAGGGAAATTATATATAGGGTTTGTATTTTCCTTCTTTTCCTCATGGTTTGCGGCAATGCCAGTTATTATAGCTGCATATACAGTTGGCATGGTGATTGAGGAGAAAAGGGGAGGGGCTGAATTTGATACGAAATGGATCGGGCTCAGTATTATACTGATGTTACTCTTTATATTCCTTCGTTTTCTCTTTGATTATCTTAGAGCCATATTTCAGGAAGCAATCAGCTATGAGCTGGTTTCCAGAGACAGACTTGCAATTGGCGATTTGCTAAAACGGGTATCTCTGGGATATTTTCAGAATGTGAATACCGGTGATATCTTAAATTCAATCACAACAGGTCTGCATACCTTAGAGAATATGGGAATCCGAATGGTCAATGATTTTATCGGAGGATATCTGAATTTCCTATGCATCTTCATATGGATTACTGTAATTAATCCAATGGTATCGTTAATAACAATCGCAGGTGTGGCCGGTTCCTTTTTATTCCTGGTGGTAATTTCAAGATATAGTATGACGAATGCTCCTGTATCTGCGCAAACGGATCGTGATCTTACCAATGCGGCTATTGAATATGCAAGAGGATTGCCTGTAGTAAAATCCTTTGGACAGGATGGTGCATCCATAGCTACCATGAAAAAGGCTTGCAAAGAGAGCAGAATAATTCATTTGAAAATCGAATGGGGGTTTGTACCAGGCAACTGCCTGCACTTACTTGTGCTGAAAATTGCTTCTCTTGGTCTACTTTTGTCAAGCTTTTATCTTGGCTGGACGGATCAGATATCAGTCTCTAATATGCTGTTATTATCTTTCCTGTCATTCAGCGTATTTGCTTCCATTGAACCAATCAGCGATAGTGCACATGTTCTGGGTGTTATTGAAAACGCCATGAATCAGCTGGATGCACTGAAATCCGAAGAATTTATTGATGAAGGAGGAAGGGAGATTCCCCTTACTCACTATGGGATAGAGTTTCGTGACGTATCTTTTGGTTATGACTCCAGATTGATATTAAACCATGTGAGCTTTACAATTCCGGAAAAAACCACGACTGCAATAGTTGGATCATCTGGAAGCGGAAAAACCACGATTTGCAACCTGATTGCAAAGTTTTATAATGTAAACAGCGGATCCATTAAAGTAGGCGGTGTTAATGTAAAGGAATTTACCTGTGACAGTCTGCTGTCCAATATTTCAATGGTATTTCAGAACGTCTATTTATTCCATGATACCATTGGGAATAATATCTGTTTTGGAAATCCTGAGGCAACAGAGGAAGAAATGATACGTGCAGCTAAAAAGGCTTGCTGCCATGATTTTATCACAGCCTTACCGGAAGGATATGATACGGTAATTGGAGAGGGCGGCGGAACGCTTTCAGGCGGGGAAAAGCAAAGAATATCGATTGCAAGGGCAATCTTAAAAGATGCGCCTATCGTCATTCTGGATGAAGCTACCGCTTCCATTGATCCTGAAAATGAACACTATATCCAGGCAGCGATTTCAGAATTAACAAAAGGAAAGACGATCATCACAATCGCCCACCGTCTGGCAACCATCGAGAATGCTGATCAGATACTTGTTGTTGATCATGGGGAAATTGTTGAAAGTGGTACCCATAAGGAATTGGTAAAAAAAGACGGGATCTATAAGAAATTTGTTGAAATACGTGAAAAGGCAGAAGGGTGGTATATTGAATAA